A genomic segment from Corylus avellana chromosome ca5, CavTom2PMs-1.0 encodes:
- the LOC132181105 gene encoding protein MAIN-LIKE 2-like isoform X2 translates to MDLVVMDPYATNPGPVDSSILYDQDKHVSSAVWEGQERGALRCHEHTSKLDQWTLTTKQIELVEKAGFGYLKLIPAISLDNPLISALVERWRRETNTFHLNVGEMTVTLKDVALLLGLAIDGEPVIGITYTTCSSVCEKYLGRAPESGYTSGGMVKLSWLKEFFSRCPEDAPIELIEQHTRAYLLYLVGSTIFSTTTGNKVPVMYLPLFGNFEQCGNYAWGAAALAFLYRALGNASLRSQSTISGCLTLLQCWSYFHLNVGRPKLNHDPMHDRFPFVLRWKGKQSGPTANRDVVFYRKALDSLKNCDVEWLPYKNMDSMVIPEDIKSTLILGRSRTMLICFDKAERHLPNRCLRQYGMLQSIPEDVQRWERKSRGVDGGVDLSGKMESELKEWFDRRLHIVEGDDCADESEYMQWYLRITRKFVGRPISLSSEFQRTNAGLRDIAHIADTFSTKGLDPQQIESISRIRYIAHECLRDQIGGPVIVSASPETELGKRVRGKERVRRKGSGKRLRKDEQVQNNEVSDDDQSQFGGAAMEIDQLQLTHSDREVDQLQICPIDSEVNDLQLIRATDEGENAELCNADTEVEHSEPGHALGEEENVEPSHAAGEEENGELSHAAGLEENAELSHAAGKEENAELSHAAVNVDDKQLPEAPKEVEDPQLSEATKLVNGSQLSNATKEIGDSELHDITKEATETQLSVSSNEAGDESKEVVESHHSLAAKVGDATKKFTESELSVPTNEVDYSQFSSENDPQTDKEALDVVPPSSPENREDIAKGDCSVVV, encoded by the exons ATGGATTTAGTAGTGATGGACCCCTATGCGACCAATCCTGGACCAGTTGATAGTTCCATACTCTATGATCAGGATAAACATGTGTCATCAGCAGTATGGGAAGGGCAG GAGCGTGGTGCACTTAGATGTCACGAGCACACTTCAAAGCTTGATCAATGGACACTTACAACAAAACAGATTGAGTTGGTAGAGAAGGCTGGATTTGGCTACTTGAAATTGATTCCGGCAATTAGTCTAGACAACCCCCTTATCTCTGCACTAGTTGAGAGGTGGAGGAGAGAAACCAATACATTTCACTTGAATGTTGGAGAAATGACCGTAACCCTTAAAGATGTTGCACTCTTGCTTGGTTTGGCAATTGATGGAGAACCTGTAATAGGTATAACATACACCACGTGCAGCTCGGTTTGTGAAAAGTATCTTGGGAGAGCTCCAGAGTCTGGTTACACAAGTGGTGGAATGGTGAAGCTAAGTTGGTTGAAAGAGTTCTTTTCTCGATGTCCTGAAGATGCACCAATTGAATTGATTGAGCAGCATACACGTGCTTACCTTCTATATCTTGTAGGCAGCACAATATTTTCCACTACTACCGGAAATAAAGTCCCTGTCATGTATCTTCCATTGTTTGGGAATTTTGAGCAATGTGGAAATTATGCATGGGGGGCAGCTGCGCTGGCATTCTTGTATAGGGCCCTTGGAAATGCCTCTCTTAGATCTCAAAGTACTATCAGCGGCTGTTTGACTCTACTACAG TGTTGGAGTTACTTTCACCTCAATGTTGGGCGACCAAAGCTCAATCATGATCCGATGCATGATCGCTTTCCATTTGTATTAAGGTGGAAAGGAAAACAAAGTGGCCCAACAGCAAACCGTGATGTAGTTTTTTACCGTAAGGCTTTGGATTCCCTGAAAAATTGTGAT GTGGAGTGGCTTCCTTACAAAAATATGGACAGTATGGTAATTCCTGAAGATATTAAAAGTACTCTAATTCTTGGGAGGTCCAGGACAATGTTGATATGCTTTGACAAGGCAGAAAGACATCTCCCAAATCGCTGCCTAAGGCAATATGGCATGCTTCAATCGATTCCAGAAGATGTGCAGCGATGGGAGAGAAAGAGTCGTGGCGTTGATGGTGGGGTTGACTTGTCAGGGAAAATGGAGTCGGAGCTTAAAGAATGGTTTGACCGACGACTCCATATTGTGGAAGGTGATGATTGTGCAGATGAGAGTGAGTACATGCAATGGTATCTGAGAATCACTCGTAAATTTGTAGGAAGACCTATTTCTCTTTCATCTGAGTTTCAAAGAACA AATGCTGGTTTGAGGGATATTGCGCACATAGCAGATACGTTCTCAACAAAAGGGTTGGATCCCCAACAAATTGAATCAATTTCAAGGATCAGATATATTGCACATGAGTGTCTGAGGGACCAAATTGGAGGTCCAGTCATAGTTTCAGCAAGCCCAGAAACTGAACTTGGGAAAAGGGTAAGAGGAAAAGAGAGGGTAAGGAGGAAGGGTAGTGGAAAACGTCTCCGGAAGGATGAACAAGTGCAGAATAATGAAGTTAGCGATGATGATCAATCACAGTTTGGTGGTGCTGCCATGGAGATTGATCAACTGCAATTAACCCATTCTGATAGAGAGGTGGATCAGTTGCAGATATGTCCTATAGATAGTGAAGTCAATGATTTGCAGCTAATTCGTGCAACAGATGAGGGTGAGAATGCAGAGCTTTGCAATGCAGATACTGAGGTTGAACATTCAGAGCCAGGCCATGCTTTGGGTGAGGAAGAAAATGTAGAACCAAGTCATGCAGCTGGTGAGGAAGAAAACGGAGAGCTAAGCCATGCAGCTGGTCTCGAAGAAAATGCAGAATTAAGCCATGCAGCTGGTAAGGAAGAAAATGCAGAGCTAAGCCATGCAGCTGTTAATGTTGATGATAAGCAGCTTCCTGAAGCACCTAAGGAGGTTGAGGACCCGCAGCTTTCTGAAGCAACGAAGCTGGTGAACGGCTCTCAACTTTCTAATGCAACTAAAGAGATTGGTGACTCGGAGCTTCATGACATAACTAAGGAGGCTACTGAAACACAGCTGTCCGTGTCAAGTAATGAGGCTGGTGACGAAAGTAAGGAGGTTGTTGAATCGCATCACTCTCTTGCAGCTAAAGTAGGTGATGCAACTAAGAAGTTTACTGAATCAGAGCTTTCTGTTCCAACTAATGAGGTAGATTATTCTCAATTTTCAAGTGAGAATGATCCACAGACTGATAAAGAAGCATTAGATGTTGTTCCACCGTCATCTCCTGAAAATCGTGAAGATATTGCAAAGGGTGATTGCAGCGTAGTAGTATAA
- the LOC132183337 gene encoding protein MAIN-LIKE 2-like: MNSSFGVSCFFSVVLMDLVVMDPYATNPGPVDSSILYDQDKHVSSAVWEGQERGALRCHEHTSKLDQWTLTTKQIELVEKAGFGYLKLIPAISLDNPLISALVERWRRETNTFHLNVGEMTVTLKDVALLLGLAIDGEPVIGITYTTCSSVCEKYLGRAPESGYTSGGMVKLSWLKEFFSRCPEDAPIELIEQHTRAYLLYLVGSTIFSTTTGNKVPVMYLPLFGNFEQCGNYAWGAAALAFLYRALGNASLRSQSTISGCLTLLQCWSYFHLNVGRPKLNHDPMHDRFPFVLRWKGKQSGPTANRDVVFYRKALDSLKNCDVEWLPYKNMDSMVIPEDIKSTLILGRSRTMLICFDKAERHLPNRCLRQYGMLQSIPEDVQRWERKSRGVDGGVDLSGKMESELKEWFDRRLHIVEGDDCADESEYMQWYLRITRKFVGRPISLSSEFQRTNAGLRDIAHIADTFSTKGLDPQQIESISRIRYIAHECLRDQIGGPVIVSASPETELGKRVRGKERVRRKGSGKRLRKDEQVQNNEVSDDDQSQFGGAAMEIDQLQLTHSDREVDQLQICPIDSEVNDLQLIRATDEGENAELCNADTEVEHSEPGHALGEEENVEPSHAAGEEENGELSHAAGLEENAELSHAAGKEENAELSHAAVNVDDKQLPEAPKEVEDPQLSEATKLVNGSQLSNATKEIGDSELHDITKEVTETQLSVASNEAGDESKEVVESHHSLAAKVGDATKKFTESELSVPTNEVDYSQFSSENDPQTDKEALDVVPPSSPENREDIAKGDCSVVV; the protein is encoded by the exons ATGAATTCCTCTTTTGGAGTGTCATG TTTTTTTTCAGTGGTCCTGATGGATTTAGTAGTGATGGACCCCTATGCGACCAATCCTGGACCAGTTGATAGTTCCATACTCTATGATCAGGATAAACATGTGTCATCAGCAGTATGGGAAGGGCAG GAGCGTGGTGCACTTAGATGTCACGAGCACACTTCAAAGCTTGATCAATGGACACTTACAACAAAACAGATTGAGTTGGTAGAGAAGGCTGGATTTGGCTACTTGAAATTGATTCCGGCAATTAGTCTAGACAACCCCCTTATCTCTGCACTAGTTGAGAGGTGGAGGAGAGAAACCAATACATTTCACTTGAATGTTGGAGAAATGACCGTAACCCTTAAAGATGTTGCACTCTTGCTTGGTTTGGCAATTGATGGAGAACCTGTAATAGGTATAACATACACCACGTGCAGCTCGGTTTGTGAAAAGTATCTTGGGAGAGCTCCAGAGTCTGGTTACACAAGTGGTGGAATGGTGAAGCTAAGTTGGTTGAAAGAGTTCTTTTCTCGATGTCCTGAAGATGCACCAATTGAATTGATTGAGCAGCATACACGTGCTTACCTTCTATATCTTGTAGGCAGCACAATATTTTCCACTACTACCGGAAATAAAGTCCCTGTCATGTATCTTCCATTGTTTGGGAATTTTGAGCAATGTGGAAATTATGCATGGGGGGCAGCTGCGCTGGCATTCTTGTATAGGGCCCTTGGAAATGCCTCTCTTAGATCTCAAAGTACTATCAGCGGCTGTTTGACTCTACTACAG TGTTGGAGTTACTTTCACCTCAATGTTGGGCGACCAAAGCTCAATCATGATCCGATGCATGATCGCTTTCCATTTGTATTAAGGTGGAAAGGAAAACAAAGTGGCCCAACAGCAAACCGTGATGTAGTTTTTTACCGTAAGGCTTTGGATTCCCTGAAAAATTGTGAT GTGGAGTGGCTTCCTTACAAAAATATGGACAGTATGGTAATTCCTGAAGATATTAAAAGTACTCTAATTCTTGGGAGGTCCAGGACAATGTTGATATGCTTTGACAAGGCAGAAAGACATCTCCCAAATCGCTGCCTAAGGCAATATGGCATGCTTCAATCGATTCCAGAAGATGTGCAGCGATGGGAGAGAAAGAGTCGTGGCGTTGATGGTGGGGTTGACTTGTCAGGGAAAATGGAGTCGGAGCTTAAAGAATGGTTTGACCGACGACTCCATATTGTGGAAGGTGATGATTGTGCAGATGAGAGTGAGTACATGCAATGGTATCTGAGAATCACTCGTAAATTTGTAGGAAGACCTATTTCTCTTTCATCTGAGTTTCAAAGAACA AATGCTGGTTTGAGGGATATTGCGCACATAGCAGATACGTTCTCAACAAAAGGGTTGGATCCCCAACAAATTGAATCAATTTCAAGGATCAGATATATTGCACATGAGTGTCTGAGGGACCAAATTGGAGGTCCAGTCATAGTTTCAGCAAGCCCAGAAACTGAACTTGGGAAAAGGGTAAGAGGAAAAGAGAGGGTAAGGAGGAAGGGTAGTGGAAAACGTCTCCGGAAGGATGAACAAGTGCAGAATAATGAAGTTAGCGATGATGATCAATCACAGTTTGGTGGTGCTGCCATGGAGATTGATCAACTGCAATTAACCCATTCTGATAGAGAGGTGGATCAGTTGCAGATATGTCCTATAGATAGTGAAGTCAATGATTTGCAGCTAATTCGTGCAACAGATGAGGGTGAGAATGCAGAGCTTTGCAATGCAGATACTGAGGTTGAACATTCAGAGCCAGGCCATGCTTTGGGTGAGGAAGAAAATGTAGAACCAAGTCATGCAGCTGGTGAGGAAGAAAACGGAGAGCTAAGCCATGCAGCTGGTCTCGAAGAAAATGCAGAATTAAGCCATGCAGCTGGTAAGGAAGAAAATGCAGAGCTAAGCCATGCAGCTGTTAATGTTGATGATAAGCAGCTTCCTGAAGCACCTAAGGAGGTTGAGGACCCGCAGCTTTCTGAAGCAACGAAGCTGGTGAACGGCTCTCAACTTTCTAATGCAACTAAAGAGATTGGTGACTCGGAGCTTCATGACATAACTAAGGAGGTTACTGAAACACAGCTGTCCGTCGCAAGTAATGAGGCTGGTGACGAAAGTAAGGAGGTTGTTGAATCGCATCACTCTCTTGCAGCTAAAGTAGGTGATGCAACTAAGAAGTTTACTGAATCAGAGCTTTCTGTTCCAACTAATGAGGTAGATTATTCTCAGTTTTCAAGTGAGAATGATCCACAGACTGATAAAGAAGCATTAGATGTTGTTCCACCGTCATCTCCTGAAAATCGTGAAGATATTGCAAAGGGTGATTGCAGCGTAGTAGTATAA
- the LOC132181609 gene encoding serine/threonine-protein phosphatase 5 isoform X1, with product MPIMDTENSNISRAEEVKVLANEAFKAHKYAQAIDLYTQAIALNGQNAVYWANRAFAHIKLEEYGSAIQDASKAVEVDPKYSKGYYRRGAAYLSMGKFKDALKDFQQVKKISPNDPDATRKLKECEKAVMKLKFEEAIAVPDSQRHSVADSIDYHSIGTGPSSSSVPTEVAVAAVAVAVVAAVMMIVGTTLATVVAIMVVVLVVLGARWWGSCSGVFHEGQIRDLDVEPQYSGARIDEDVVTLDFVKKMMDDFKNQKCLHKRYAYQIVLQTREMLQALPSLVDINVPDGNHFTVCGDVHGQFYDLLNIFELNGLPSDENPYLFNGDFVDRGSFSVEVILTLFAFKCMSPSAIYLARGNHESKGMNKIYGFEGEVRSKLSEKFVELFAEVFCCLPLAHVINEKVFVVHGGLFSVDGVKLSEIRAIDRFCEPPEEGLMCELLWSDPQPYPGRGPSKRGVGLAFGGDVTKRFLQENNLDLVVRSHEVKDEGYEIEHDGKLITVFSAPNYCDQMGNKGAFIRFEAPDLKPNIVTFSAVPHPDVKPMAYANNFLRMFS from the exons ATGCCCATTATGGATACTGAAAATTCTAACATTTCACGTGCTGAAGAAGTAAAGGTCCTAGCAAATGAAGCATTCAAAG CCCACAAATATGCCCAAGCTATTGATCTATACACGCAAGCCATTGCACTGAACGGTCAGAATGCTGTGTACTGGGCCAATCGTGCATTCGCACACATTAAACTTGAGGAATATGGTAGTGCCATACAGGATGCGTCAAAGGCTGTTGAAGTTGATCCTAAATATTCGAAG GGCTATTACAGGCGTGGTGCTGCTTATCTTTCAATGGGGAAGTTCAAAGACGCACTTAAGGATTTTCAGCAG GTCAAGAAAATCAGTCCAAATGATCCTGATGCTACCAGGAAATTGAAGGAATGTGAGAAAGCTGTGATGAAACTTAAATTCGAAGAAGCAATTGCTGTTCCTGACTCTCAAAGGCATTCTGTAGCTGATTCTATAGATTATCATTCTATAg gAACGGGCCCTAGTTCATCATCAGTGCCCACTGAAGTGGCTGTAGCAGCAGTGGCAGTAGCAGTTGTGGCAGCAGTGATGATGATAGTGGGAACAACATTGGCCACAGTGGTAGCAATAATGGTGGTGGTGCTGGTGGTCCTTGGGGCACGTTGGTGGGGTAGCTGCAGTGGTGTCTTTCATGAGGGTCAAATACGCGACCTAG ATGTGGAGCCACAATATTCTGGTGCAAGAATTGATGAAGATGTAGTTACTCTAgattttgtgaagaaaatgatGGATGATTTCAAGAATCAGAAGTGCTTACATAAACG ATACGCCTATCAGATTGTATTGCAAACAAGAGAAATGTTGCAAGCTTTGCCTTCTCTTGTTGATATAAATGTTCCTGATGGCAATCATTTCACTGTTTGCGGCGATGTACACGGTCAG TTCTATGATCTCCTAAATATTTTTGAGCTTAATGGGCTTCCCTCGGATGAGAATCCATATCTATTCAATGGTGACTTTGTCGACAGAGGATCATTTTCTGTGGAGGTCATACTCACTTTGTTTGCATTTAAGTGCATGTCTCCCTCAG CCATATATCTCGCTAGAGGAAATCACGAGAGCAAGGGCATGAACAAGATATACGGTTTTGAGGGCGAGGTCCGATCCAAATTGAGCGAAAAATTTGTTGAACTATTTGCAGAAGTGTTCTGCTGTTTGCCTTTGGCCCATGTAATAAATGAGAAGGTTTTTGTAGTTCACGGAGGTCTCTTTAGTGTTGATGGGGTGAAACTCTCTGAGATAAGAGCAATTGACCGGTTTTGTGAACCACCTGAGGAAG GTTTGATGTGTGAATTGTTATGGAGTGATCCACAACCTTACCCAGGAAGAGGTCCTAGCAAGCGTGGCGTTGGTCTTGCGTTTGGTGGGGATGTGACAAAGAGGTTTCTGCAGGAAAATAACTTAG ATTTAGTTGTGAGATCTCATGAAGTAAAGGATGAGGGTTATGAAATTGAGCATGATGGTAAACTTATAACTGTATTTTCAGCCCCAAATTACTGTGATCAG ATGGGTAACAAGGGTGCCTTTATTCGTTTTGAAGCGCCTGATTTGAAGCCTAACATTGTTACATTCTCAGCAGTG CCACACCCTGATGTCAAGCCAATGGCATATGCAAACAACTTCCTGCGAATGTTTTCATGA
- the LOC132181609 gene encoding serine/threonine-protein phosphatase 5 isoform X2 → MPIMDTENSNISRAEEVKVLANEAFKAHKYAQAIDLYTQAIALNGQNAVYWANRAFAHIKLEEYGSAIQDASKAVEVDPKYSKGYYRRGAAYLSMGKFKDALKDFQQVKKISPNDPDATRKLKECEKAVMKLKFEEAIAVPDSQRHSVADSIDYHSIDVEPQYSGARIDEDVVTLDFVKKMMDDFKNQKCLHKRYAYQIVLQTREMLQALPSLVDINVPDGNHFTVCGDVHGQFYDLLNIFELNGLPSDENPYLFNGDFVDRGSFSVEVILTLFAFKCMSPSAIYLARGNHESKGMNKIYGFEGEVRSKLSEKFVELFAEVFCCLPLAHVINEKVFVVHGGLFSVDGVKLSEIRAIDRFCEPPEEGLMCELLWSDPQPYPGRGPSKRGVGLAFGGDVTKRFLQENNLDLVVRSHEVKDEGYEIEHDGKLITVFSAPNYCDQMGNKGAFIRFEAPDLKPNIVTFSAVPHPDVKPMAYANNFLRMFS, encoded by the exons ATGCCCATTATGGATACTGAAAATTCTAACATTTCACGTGCTGAAGAAGTAAAGGTCCTAGCAAATGAAGCATTCAAAG CCCACAAATATGCCCAAGCTATTGATCTATACACGCAAGCCATTGCACTGAACGGTCAGAATGCTGTGTACTGGGCCAATCGTGCATTCGCACACATTAAACTTGAGGAATATGGTAGTGCCATACAGGATGCGTCAAAGGCTGTTGAAGTTGATCCTAAATATTCGAAG GGCTATTACAGGCGTGGTGCTGCTTATCTTTCAATGGGGAAGTTCAAAGACGCACTTAAGGATTTTCAGCAG GTCAAGAAAATCAGTCCAAATGATCCTGATGCTACCAGGAAATTGAAGGAATGTGAGAAAGCTGTGATGAAACTTAAATTCGAAGAAGCAATTGCTGTTCCTGACTCTCAAAGGCATTCTGTAGCTGATTCTATAGATTATCATTCTATAg ATGTGGAGCCACAATATTCTGGTGCAAGAATTGATGAAGATGTAGTTACTCTAgattttgtgaagaaaatgatGGATGATTTCAAGAATCAGAAGTGCTTACATAAACG ATACGCCTATCAGATTGTATTGCAAACAAGAGAAATGTTGCAAGCTTTGCCTTCTCTTGTTGATATAAATGTTCCTGATGGCAATCATTTCACTGTTTGCGGCGATGTACACGGTCAG TTCTATGATCTCCTAAATATTTTTGAGCTTAATGGGCTTCCCTCGGATGAGAATCCATATCTATTCAATGGTGACTTTGTCGACAGAGGATCATTTTCTGTGGAGGTCATACTCACTTTGTTTGCATTTAAGTGCATGTCTCCCTCAG CCATATATCTCGCTAGAGGAAATCACGAGAGCAAGGGCATGAACAAGATATACGGTTTTGAGGGCGAGGTCCGATCCAAATTGAGCGAAAAATTTGTTGAACTATTTGCAGAAGTGTTCTGCTGTTTGCCTTTGGCCCATGTAATAAATGAGAAGGTTTTTGTAGTTCACGGAGGTCTCTTTAGTGTTGATGGGGTGAAACTCTCTGAGATAAGAGCAATTGACCGGTTTTGTGAACCACCTGAGGAAG GTTTGATGTGTGAATTGTTATGGAGTGATCCACAACCTTACCCAGGAAGAGGTCCTAGCAAGCGTGGCGTTGGTCTTGCGTTTGGTGGGGATGTGACAAAGAGGTTTCTGCAGGAAAATAACTTAG ATTTAGTTGTGAGATCTCATGAAGTAAAGGATGAGGGTTATGAAATTGAGCATGATGGTAAACTTATAACTGTATTTTCAGCCCCAAATTACTGTGATCAG ATGGGTAACAAGGGTGCCTTTATTCGTTTTGAAGCGCCTGATTTGAAGCCTAACATTGTTACATTCTCAGCAGTG CCACACCCTGATGTCAAGCCAATGGCATATGCAAACAACTTCCTGCGAATGTTTTCATGA
- the LOC132181105 gene encoding protein MAIN-LIKE 2-like isoform X1 — MNSSFGVSCFFSVVLMDLVVMDPYATNPGPVDSSILYDQDKHVSSAVWEGQERGALRCHEHTSKLDQWTLTTKQIELVEKAGFGYLKLIPAISLDNPLISALVERWRRETNTFHLNVGEMTVTLKDVALLLGLAIDGEPVIGITYTTCSSVCEKYLGRAPESGYTSGGMVKLSWLKEFFSRCPEDAPIELIEQHTRAYLLYLVGSTIFSTTTGNKVPVMYLPLFGNFEQCGNYAWGAAALAFLYRALGNASLRSQSTISGCLTLLQCWSYFHLNVGRPKLNHDPMHDRFPFVLRWKGKQSGPTANRDVVFYRKALDSLKNCDVEWLPYKNMDSMVIPEDIKSTLILGRSRTMLICFDKAERHLPNRCLRQYGMLQSIPEDVQRWERKSRGVDGGVDLSGKMESELKEWFDRRLHIVEGDDCADESEYMQWYLRITRKFVGRPISLSSEFQRTNAGLRDIAHIADTFSTKGLDPQQIESISRIRYIAHECLRDQIGGPVIVSASPETELGKRVRGKERVRRKGSGKRLRKDEQVQNNEVSDDDQSQFGGAAMEIDQLQLTHSDREVDQLQICPIDSEVNDLQLIRATDEGENAELCNADTEVEHSEPGHALGEEENVEPSHAAGEEENGELSHAAGLEENAELSHAAGKEENAELSHAAVNVDDKQLPEAPKEVEDPQLSEATKLVNGSQLSNATKEIGDSELHDITKEATETQLSVSSNEAGDESKEVVESHHSLAAKVGDATKKFTESELSVPTNEVDYSQFSSENDPQTDKEALDVVPPSSPENREDIAKGDCSVVV, encoded by the exons ATGAATTCCTCTTTTGGAGTGTCATG TTTTTTTTCAGTGGTCCTGATGGATTTAGTAGTGATGGACCCCTATGCGACCAATCCTGGACCAGTTGATAGTTCCATACTCTATGATCAGGATAAACATGTGTCATCAGCAGTATGGGAAGGGCAG GAGCGTGGTGCACTTAGATGTCACGAGCACACTTCAAAGCTTGATCAATGGACACTTACAACAAAACAGATTGAGTTGGTAGAGAAGGCTGGATTTGGCTACTTGAAATTGATTCCGGCAATTAGTCTAGACAACCCCCTTATCTCTGCACTAGTTGAGAGGTGGAGGAGAGAAACCAATACATTTCACTTGAATGTTGGAGAAATGACCGTAACCCTTAAAGATGTTGCACTCTTGCTTGGTTTGGCAATTGATGGAGAACCTGTAATAGGTATAACATACACCACGTGCAGCTCGGTTTGTGAAAAGTATCTTGGGAGAGCTCCAGAGTCTGGTTACACAAGTGGTGGAATGGTGAAGCTAAGTTGGTTGAAAGAGTTCTTTTCTCGATGTCCTGAAGATGCACCAATTGAATTGATTGAGCAGCATACACGTGCTTACCTTCTATATCTTGTAGGCAGCACAATATTTTCCACTACTACCGGAAATAAAGTCCCTGTCATGTATCTTCCATTGTTTGGGAATTTTGAGCAATGTGGAAATTATGCATGGGGGGCAGCTGCGCTGGCATTCTTGTATAGGGCCCTTGGAAATGCCTCTCTTAGATCTCAAAGTACTATCAGCGGCTGTTTGACTCTACTACAG TGTTGGAGTTACTTTCACCTCAATGTTGGGCGACCAAAGCTCAATCATGATCCGATGCATGATCGCTTTCCATTTGTATTAAGGTGGAAAGGAAAACAAAGTGGCCCAACAGCAAACCGTGATGTAGTTTTTTACCGTAAGGCTTTGGATTCCCTGAAAAATTGTGAT GTGGAGTGGCTTCCTTACAAAAATATGGACAGTATGGTAATTCCTGAAGATATTAAAAGTACTCTAATTCTTGGGAGGTCCAGGACAATGTTGATATGCTTTGACAAGGCAGAAAGACATCTCCCAAATCGCTGCCTAAGGCAATATGGCATGCTTCAATCGATTCCAGAAGATGTGCAGCGATGGGAGAGAAAGAGTCGTGGCGTTGATGGTGGGGTTGACTTGTCAGGGAAAATGGAGTCGGAGCTTAAAGAATGGTTTGACCGACGACTCCATATTGTGGAAGGTGATGATTGTGCAGATGAGAGTGAGTACATGCAATGGTATCTGAGAATCACTCGTAAATTTGTAGGAAGACCTATTTCTCTTTCATCTGAGTTTCAAAGAACA AATGCTGGTTTGAGGGATATTGCGCACATAGCAGATACGTTCTCAACAAAAGGGTTGGATCCCCAACAAATTGAATCAATTTCAAGGATCAGATATATTGCACATGAGTGTCTGAGGGACCAAATTGGAGGTCCAGTCATAGTTTCAGCAAGCCCAGAAACTGAACTTGGGAAAAGGGTAAGAGGAAAAGAGAGGGTAAGGAGGAAGGGTAGTGGAAAACGTCTCCGGAAGGATGAACAAGTGCAGAATAATGAAGTTAGCGATGATGATCAATCACAGTTTGGTGGTGCTGCCATGGAGATTGATCAACTGCAATTAACCCATTCTGATAGAGAGGTGGATCAGTTGCAGATATGTCCTATAGATAGTGAAGTCAATGATTTGCAGCTAATTCGTGCAACAGATGAGGGTGAGAATGCAGAGCTTTGCAATGCAGATACTGAGGTTGAACATTCAGAGCCAGGCCATGCTTTGGGTGAGGAAGAAAATGTAGAACCAAGTCATGCAGCTGGTGAGGAAGAAAACGGAGAGCTAAGCCATGCAGCTGGTCTCGAAGAAAATGCAGAATTAAGCCATGCAGCTGGTAAGGAAGAAAATGCAGAGCTAAGCCATGCAGCTGTTAATGTTGATGATAAGCAGCTTCCTGAAGCACCTAAGGAGGTTGAGGACCCGCAGCTTTCTGAAGCAACGAAGCTGGTGAACGGCTCTCAACTTTCTAATGCAACTAAAGAGATTGGTGACTCGGAGCTTCATGACATAACTAAGGAGGCTACTGAAACACAGCTGTCCGTGTCAAGTAATGAGGCTGGTGACGAAAGTAAGGAGGTTGTTGAATCGCATCACTCTCTTGCAGCTAAAGTAGGTGATGCAACTAAGAAGTTTACTGAATCAGAGCTTTCTGTTCCAACTAATGAGGTAGATTATTCTCAATTTTCAAGTGAGAATGATCCACAGACTGATAAAGAAGCATTAGATGTTGTTCCACCGTCATCTCCTGAAAATCGTGAAGATATTGCAAAGGGTGATTGCAGCGTAGTAGTATAA